Within Thermococcus indicus, the genomic segment GGAGTAGGGGATGGGTCCGCAAACCGAACCGCATTCCACAGCGGGGAGGAGGTCAGCGAAACCTGAGGTGGTAAAGATGGTCGAGATTGACCCCTTTGAGATGGCCGTTCAGCAGCTCGAGAGGGCTGCCCAGTTCATGGACATAAGCGAAGAGGCCCTCGAGTGGCTCAAGAAGCCCATGAGGATTGTTGAGGTCTCAGTTCCGCTCGAGATGGACGACGGTTCTGTTAAGGTTTTCACCGGTTTCCGCGTTCAGCACAACTGGGCCCGCGGTCCGACCAAGGGTGGTATAAGGTGGCACCCGGCCGAGACCCTCAGCACCGTTAAGGCCCTCGCCACTTGGATGACCTGGAAGGTTGCCGTTGTTGACCTCCCCTACGGTGGAGGTAAGGGTGGTATCATCGTTAACCCGAAGGAGCTCAGCGAGAGGGAGAAGGAGAGGCTCGCCAGGAACTACATAAGGGCCATCTACGACGTCATCAGCCCGTACACCGACATTCCGGCTCCTGACGTTTACACCAACCCGCAGATCATGGCCTGGATGATGGACGAGTACGAGGTCATCAGCAGGAGGAAGGTCCCGAGCTTCGGTATCATCACCGGTAAGCCGCCCGGAGTTGGCGGTATCGTCGCCAGGATGGACGCCACCGCCAGGGGCGCTGCCTTCACCGTCCGTGAGGCCGCCAAGGCCCTCGGCATGGACCTCAAGGACAAGACCATCGCCATCCAGGGTTACGGTAACGCCGGCTACTACATGGCCAAGATCATGAGTGAGGAGTACGGCATGAAGGTCGTCGCCGTCAGCGACAGCAAGGGCGGCATCTACAACCCGGACGGCCTCAACGCCGATGAGGTCCTTGAGTGGAAGAGGAAGAACGGCAGCGTTAAGGACTTCCCGGGAGCCACCAACATCACCAACGAAGAGCTCCTTGAGCTCGAAGTCGACGTCCTCGCCCCGAGCGCCATCGAGGGTGTCATCACCAAGGACAACGCCGACAAGATCAAGGCCAAGATCGTCGCCGAGCTCGCCAACGGTCCGACCACCCCGGAGGCCGACGAGATCCTCCACGAGAAGGGCGTCCTCATCATACCGGACTTCCTCTGTAACGCCGGCGGTGTTACCGTCAGCTACTTCGAGTGGGTCCAGAACATCAACGGCTTCTACTGGACCGTCGAGGAGACTAGGAAGAGGCTCGACGACAAGATGACCAAGGCCTTCTGGGACGTCTACAACACCCACAAGGAGAAGAACATCCCGATGAGGGATGCCGCCTACGTCGTCTCAGTCCAGAGGGTCTACGACGCCATGAAGCACCGCGGATGGGTGAAGAAGTGATTTCTTCTCCCTTTTCTCTTACTCCCCTCTGCTCTTAACATCACCTCTGTTTCTGAGGTGTCATCTTGTAGAGCCTTCCGATGGCCTGAACCGCGGCCGCCACCATGACACCCGTAAGCACCATTCCCAGTATCGGGAGAACAACGGCACAGACGAGCTTTCCCCAGGGAGTTTGAGGGGTCATGTCACCGTAGCCCACCGTGAATGCTGTTATGAACGCAAGGTAAACACCGCTTCCGAGGGGCATCTTCTCCCAGAACGAGAGTAGCACTCCGAAGAGCGCTATCGTCCCAAACAGGCCGAGGAGTATGCCCTTGACGTAGTAGAGGACCCTCAAAAATTCATGGAAAAAAGTGCGGAAGCTCACGAGCTCGACCTCAAGGTCGTCCAGCTCCCCCATGGCTCACACCTTCGCCCAGTACTCCTTCTCCTCAACCATAGCCCTTATCATCTCGTCCTCGTCCCGGAACATCGTCCTCCGCGAGGGGTTCTGCATGCCGTAGAACTCCATGAACGGGCTTGGGCGGCGCTCGAACGGATAGTAGAGGTATATGGCAGCAAGCGTTCTGTACGCTTCCGCCATCTCGCTGATAACGCCGGCGGAAACGCCTTCCGCGTAGTGGTAAACCGCTATGGCCTTGCTGACATCGACGAGGTTGAAGTCCCTCTCGACGAGCTGGCGCCTGAGGATGTCGGTCGCCTGCTCTATATCCCCCCTGTCAAGCTCCTCCACCTGTTCGCCGTCCAGGAGGTGCTTGATTCTGATGCGCGTTATTGTGGGGTCTCTGTTGACCTGGGCGTCGTATTCAGCAACGACCCACCAGTCGTCCAGTGCACCAGGGTCCAGGACGGTAAAGTGCTCGCTCAGCTTGTCGTAGAAGCCCCTGACGCGGTGGTAGTACTCCTCCTCGTGGCCGGTCATGGGGTAGCTGAGATAGACGAGCGGTTTTTCGGCCTCGTGGAATATCAGGTCGAGGAAGACCCCGTAGGGGTGTCTTATGCCGAACTGGAGGATGTAGCGGACCTCAATGCCTTCCTTCTTCAGCTCGTGTATCAGGGTCTTGACGTGGTTTATCGCATCCTCGCGCCACATGACGAGGGTCGTCAGCTTTATGTTCTCTGGATTCTCGCCGAAGCGCTCGAACCACTCCGGGTCGTTGATGATGCGCCTTCTGACCGATAGGACGTCGTCGAGGACTATTATCACACGGTTCGGCCTCAGAAGCTTCAGATTGCTGGTGGTGAATCCTATGACGCTTCCACTTCCCCAGCGGAAGAGGCTCGGCGTTGAAACGAGATGGAACTTTTCCCCGCTTTCGTCTATCTCCTTTCTTATTCTATTGAAGGCCTCGTCCCGTATCTCGTTCATCAAATCCTGGTGGCTTATGGCGAAGTCGAGGACGTTCTTCCTCGTTATCTTGACGCCCAGCTCCTTTCCGACCTCCCTGATGTAGTCGAAGACGTGGTAGTAGGCGTAGCTCTCCCCGTCGGCGAGCTTCAGCGCCTTGGTTATGTACTCGTCGCGCCCGTTGAGGGGCGGCCCGGTTAGGAGTATTATCTCTTTCATTTCACCACCCCGCTGCATCTAAAGGGCCATTTTGGACGAAACCTTTAAATACTATTCCCCTAAAATGGCGTTGTAGGGGTTCTTCTGTTCTAAAAACATACCAGCAGGGGTGTTGTAATTGACTGAAAAGCTAAAGGGAACGACTACGGTCGGCATTGTATGTAAGGACGGCGTAGTCCTGGCAGCGGACAGAAGGGCATCGCTGGGCAACATGGTGCTCTCAGAGAACGTTACCAAGGTCTTCTGGATAGACGACCACCTGGTCCTGGCCGGTGCCGGCAGCGTCGGCGATATTCTCAGCCTCGTCAGGCTTCTGAGGGCCGAGGCCAAACTCTACCGGGCCAAGGTGGGTAAGGAGATGAGCGTTAAGGCCCTCGCGACCCTGACTTCTAACGTGCTTCACGGGAGCAGGTTCATGCCGTACTTTGGGTGGTTTCTCGTAGCGGGCCACACCGGAAAGCCCGGGCTTTATTCGGTGGACATGGCCGGCGGGGTTACCGAGGACAGGTTCACGGCCGCCGGCTCGGGCATGGAATTCGCCTTCTCGATACTTGAGGCGGAGTTTAAGGAGGAGATGACTCTGGAAGAGGGCGTTAAGCTCGCGCTCAAGGCAATAAAAGCCGCCACCAGGAGGGACGTCTTCACTGGCGGTGGAGTTACACTCGTTACCGTCACGGATGAAGGATACAAAGAATGGAGCGAGGAGGAACTGAAGGGTCTTCTGGAATGAGGTGATACCGGTGATAAGAAGAGAGACCTTCGTCGAGGATATACTACGCGACATAAAAGCTGTAATAAGCCAGATGGTTCCGCCAGAGGCAAGGATAACCGACGTTGAGTTCGAGGGTCCCGAGCTGGTCATATACGTCAAGAACCCGGAGGCTATAATGCGGGACGGGGAACTGATAAAGAACCTCGCCAAGGTTCTTAAAAAGCGCATAAGCGTCCGCCCCGACCCGGATGTTCTCCTCCCACCGGAAAAGGCGGAGGACATGATAAAGGCCCTGGTTCCGGCAGAGGCGGAGATAACCAACATAAGCTTCGACCCGTCCGTCGGTGAGGTCATCATAGAGGCCAAGAAGCCGGGTCTGGTTATCGGGAAGAACGGCGAAACCCTGAGGCTCATAACCCAGAAGGTTCACTGGGCGCCGAGGGTCGTCAGAACCCCTCCGCTCCAGAGCCAGACCATCTACTCGATAAGGCAGATACTCCAGGCGGAGGCGAAGGACAGGAGAAAGTTCCTCCGCCAGGCGGGCAGGAACATATACCGCAAGCCGGAGGTCAAGAGCGATTGGATACGCATAACCGGTCTGGGAGGCTTCCGTGAGGTTGGAAGAAGTGCCCTCCTTGTCCAGACCAACGAGAGCTACGTTCTGGTTGACTTCGGTGTCAACATAGCAGCTATGCGCGACCCCAAAAAGGCCTTCCCGCACTTTGAGGCCCCGGAGTTCCGCTACGTCCTCGACGCGGGCCTCCTGGATGCCATCATCATAACCCACGCCCACCTTGACCACAGCGGAATGCTGCCCTACCTCTTCCGCTACAAGCTCTTCGACGGGCCGATATACACGACCCCCCCGACGAGAGACCTGATGGTTCTCCTCCAGCAGGACTTCATCGAGATTCAGAAGATGAACGGTGTCGAGCCCCTCTACAGGCCGAGGGACATCAAAGAGGTCATAAAGCACACGATAACCCTCGACTACGGTGAAGTTAGGGACATAGCCCCCGACATGAGGCTTACCCTTCACAACGCCGGCCACATACTCGGCTCTTCCATAGTGCACCTCCACATAGGCAACGGGCTCCACAACATAGCCATAACCGGCGACTTCAAGTTCATCCCGACCAGGCTCTTCGAACCGGCAGTGAGCAGGTTCCCGCGCCTTGAGACCCTCGTCATGGAGTCCACCTACGGTGGAAGCAACGACTACCAGATGCCCAGGGAGGAGGCGGAGAAGAGGCTCATAGAGGTCATCCACCAGACCATCAGGCGCGGCGGAAAGGTGCTCATTCCAGCCATGGCCGTCGGTAGGGCGCAGGAGATAATGATGGTACTCGAGGAGTACGCAAGGATAGGCGGCCTCGAGGTTCCGATTTACCTGGACGGTATGATATGGGAGGCGACTGCCATACACACCGCCTATCCAGAGTACCTCAGCAGGCACCTGCGCGAGCAGATATTCCACGAGGGCTACAACCCGTTCCTCAACCCGATATTCAAGAGCGTAGCCAACTCACGCGAGAGGCAGGACATCATAGACTCCGGCGAGCCGGCCATAATCATAGCCACCTCGGGCATGCTCGTCGGCGGACCGAGCGTCGAGTACTTCAAGCAGCTCGCCTCGGATCCGAAGAACAGCATGGTCTTCGTGAGCTACCAGGCGGAGGGAACCCTCGGAAGGCAGGTGCAGCGCGGCCTCCGCGAGATACCACTCGTCGGAGAGGGCGGAAAGACGGAGGTAGTCAACGTCAACATGGAGGTTCACACCATAGACGGCTTCTCCGGTCACGCCGACAGGAGGGAGCTCATAAGCTACATAGCCCGCCTAAGGCCCAGGCCGGAGCGCGTCATAACCGTCCACGGCGAGGCCCACAAGTGCCTCGACCTCAGCACGAGCATACACAAGAAGTTCGGCCTCTCAACGCGCGCTCCGAACAACCTCGACGCCATAAGGCTCAAGTGAGGGCCAGGATTGAGAAGTGGTGAAAATGAAGGTCCGCTGTCCTAGCTGCGGGCGCCTCTATTCTTCCCTTATTCCCCCGAGTTGCTCCTGCGGGGAGCGTCTGGAGATATCCTACGATTACGAGAAAGTTGATCCTTCCAGGTGGCGGAACCGTGAACCGGGCGTCTGGAGATACAGGGAGCTTCTGCCGGACGTCCCCGAGGTCGTGAGCCTTCGGGAGGGGGGCACGCCCCTCATAAGGGCCAAACTCGGCCGCGAGCTTGGACTCAACGTCTTCATCAAGGACGAGACCAGGAACCCCACCGGCTCTTTCAGGGACCGTCTCGCGACTGTCGCAGTCTCTTATGGCCTCCCTCACGCAGAAAACGGCTTTGTGGTGGCGAGCAATGGGAACGCGGCAGCTTCCCTTGCCGCGTATGCCGCAAGGGCTGGCAGACCCGCCTACACCGTCGTGCCAAAGCTCGTGGAGCAGGGCAAGCTCAATCAGATAGTGGCCCTCGGGGCGAAGATCATAAGATACGGGGAGAGCGTGGACGAGGGCATAAGCTACGCGGAGGGGCTCGCGGAGGGCAAGGGACTCTACAACGTCACCCCCGAGAGCAACCTCGTCGGTCTGGAGGGGCAGAAAACGCTGGCCTTCGAGCTCTGGGAGGATTTGAACCCGACGCACGTGATAGTCCCGACCGGAAGCGGCAGCAACCTCTACAGCATCTACAAAGGCTTCAGGGAGCTCATCGCGGTGGGTGCGGTTGAAGAGATGCCGAAACTGATCGCCGTTCAGGCCGAGAAGTGCTCCCCCATAGCAAGCGAGGTGCTGGGCGTTGAGCCGCGGGCCGAGCTGACCAAGGCGCTGGCCCTGTATGTGAAGAGCCCCGTCATGAAAGAGCTCGCCCTGGATGCTATACACGCCAGTGGGGGGACCGCTGTTCTCGTCGGCGAGGACGAGCTTGACCTGGGGCAGCGGCTCCTTGCAGGGGAGGGGATATTCGCGGAGTACGCCTCCTCGGTTATCGTCCCGGCACTCCTCAAACTGGCGGAGGAGAATTATTTCGAACGTGACGACAGGATAGCCCTTATAGTGACAAGTTCAGGCCTCAAAGGGCATTACTCCGAGAGCAGGGAGAAGTTCAGCGTCGGCGGAACCAAGCTCGAGATACTGAAGCTGCTGAGCGGGAGGAGCATGTACGGCTATGAGATATGGGAGTCACTGGAGAAGCCGCTCAAGTACCAGGCCGTTTACCAGCATCTGCGCGAGCTCGAGAGCATGGGGCTTATCGAGGAGACCCACAGAAAGGGGAGACGGGTCTATTACGGGCTGACGGAGAGGGGCAGGAGGTTCCTCGAGACCCTCGGGTAGAAAGGTTTTAAAGCCCCTTTTAAAAGCTAGTCGTAGGTGAAGAATGTGAAACTGGCCATCGAGCATAAATTTTCACTCACGGTTTATCTATGGGGGATCATCACGGGGCTAATCAGTGGAATGGCCGCGGCCAAGATACAGTACGGGTGGCTCATAGGCCTGGCCCTGTACTTCGTCATCGACAGGTTCGTGCTCGCGGTCATCAAGGGACTGCCGCCAGAGATACCGGATGAGAGGGCAGTGCTCAAGAAGGCTTTCTGGGGCTGGGCGCTGTTCTGGCTCTACTTCATGATGCTCAGCTATTCACTCATGGTCGGCTTTACCCCGCAGTGCTACTCCAATCAGAGCCTGCTGTACAAGATGGTGGTGAACGGAAACGCCACCGTGACCTGTAACCTGACTCCGGTGGGGTGATCCTATGGAGGAACTCAAAAGATCCGTCGCGAAGGAGGCGCTGAAGTTCATCGAGGACGACATGATAGTCGGCCTCGGCACGGGTTCGACCACCGCTTACTTCATAGAGTACCTCGGCAAGCTCATCATGGAAGAGGAACTTGAGGACGTCTACGGCGTCCCCACCTCCTATCAGGCCAGGCTCCTCGCCCTCGAGAACGGTGTTCCCGTTGTCGGCCTGGACGAGGTCGATGCGATCGATATAGCCGTCGATGGCGCCGACGAGGTTGATCCCCACCTCAACCTCATCAAAGGCCGCGGCGCTGCCCTCACCATGGAGAAGATAATCGAGTACAGGGCAGGGACTTTCCTCGTCCTCGTTGACGAGAGCAAGCTCGTCGAGAGGCTCGGCCAGAAGGTTCCAGTTCCCATCGAGGTCATCCCAGCAGCCTGGCGCGCCATAGCCGAGGAGATAGAGGTCTTCAACGCGACGGCAGAGCTGAGGATAGCGAGCAAGAAGGACGGGCCGGTCGTTACGGACAATGGCAACTTCATCCTCGACGCCAGGTTCCACCGCATAGACGACCCTCTTGACCTTGAGATAGAGCTCAACAACATCCCGGGCGTCGTTGAGAACGGCATCTTCGCGGACATAGCCGACATAGTCCTCGTTGGCACGAGAGAAGGCATCAAGAGGCTCGAGCGCTGAGGTTTTTCTTTTCTGTTCTGGTTCTTCAGGGATTAAACCCGTCACGGGGAGTTAACGGAACGGTTTGTGCTTTTGAGGAGGCATTCCCGAAGGGTTCATTCTCAAAGTCTGGCCCTAAAACACGTCCAAAAGAAGCCATTCCAAGTGTGCACTGAAAAAGAGCCCTCTCAAGCCGAACTA encodes:
- a CDS encoding potassium channel family protein; this translates as MGELDDLEVELVSFRTFFHEFLRVLYYVKGILLGLFGTIALFGVLLSFWEKMPLGSGVYLAFITAFTVGYGDMTPQTPWGKLVCAVVLPILGMVLTGVMVAAAVQAIGRLYKMTPQKQR
- a CDS encoding pyridoxal-phosphate dependent enzyme; this encodes MKVRCPSCGRLYSSLIPPSCSCGERLEISYDYEKVDPSRWRNREPGVWRYRELLPDVPEVVSLREGGTPLIRAKLGRELGLNVFIKDETRNPTGSFRDRLATVAVSYGLPHAENGFVVASNGNAAASLAAYAARAGRPAYTVVPKLVEQGKLNQIVALGAKIIRYGESVDEGISYAEGLAEGKGLYNVTPESNLVGLEGQKTLAFELWEDLNPTHVIVPTGSGSNLYSIYKGFRELIAVGAVEEMPKLIAVQAEKCSPIASEVLGVEPRAELTKALALYVKSPVMKELALDAIHASGGTAVLVGEDELDLGQRLLAGEGIFAEYASSVIVPALLKLAEENYFERDDRIALIVTSSGLKGHYSESREKFSVGGTKLEILKLLSGRSMYGYEIWESLEKPLKYQAVYQHLRELESMGLIEETHRKGRRVYYGLTERGRRFLETLG
- the rpiA gene encoding ribose-5-phosphate isomerase RpiA yields the protein MEELKRSVAKEALKFIEDDMIVGLGTGSTTAYFIEYLGKLIMEEELEDVYGVPTSYQARLLALENGVPVVGLDEVDAIDIAVDGADEVDPHLNLIKGRGAALTMEKIIEYRAGTFLVLVDESKLVERLGQKVPVPIEVIPAAWRAIAEEIEVFNATAELRIASKKDGPVVTDNGNFILDARFHRIDDPLDLEIELNNIPGVVENGIFADIADIVLVGTREGIKRLER
- the gdhA gene encoding glutamate dehydrogenase, with translation MVEIDPFEMAVQQLERAAQFMDISEEALEWLKKPMRIVEVSVPLEMDDGSVKVFTGFRVQHNWARGPTKGGIRWHPAETLSTVKALATWMTWKVAVVDLPYGGGKGGIIVNPKELSEREKERLARNYIRAIYDVISPYTDIPAPDVYTNPQIMAWMMDEYEVISRRKVPSFGIITGKPPGVGGIVARMDATARGAAFTVREAAKALGMDLKDKTIAIQGYGNAGYYMAKIMSEEYGMKVVAVSDSKGGIYNPDGLNADEVLEWKRKNGSVKDFPGATNITNEELLELEVDVLAPSAIEGVITKDNADKIKAKIVAELANGPTTPEADEILHEKGVLIIPDFLCNAGGVTVSYFEWVQNINGFYWTVEETRKRLDDKMTKAFWDVYNTHKEKNIPMRDAAYVVSVQRVYDAMKHRGWVKK
- a CDS encoding beta-CASP ribonuclease aCPSF1, with protein sequence MIRRETFVEDILRDIKAVISQMVPPEARITDVEFEGPELVIYVKNPEAIMRDGELIKNLAKVLKKRISVRPDPDVLLPPEKAEDMIKALVPAEAEITNISFDPSVGEVIIEAKKPGLVIGKNGETLRLITQKVHWAPRVVRTPPLQSQTIYSIRQILQAEAKDRRKFLRQAGRNIYRKPEVKSDWIRITGLGGFREVGRSALLVQTNESYVLVDFGVNIAAMRDPKKAFPHFEAPEFRYVLDAGLLDAIIITHAHLDHSGMLPYLFRYKLFDGPIYTTPPTRDLMVLLQQDFIEIQKMNGVEPLYRPRDIKEVIKHTITLDYGEVRDIAPDMRLTLHNAGHILGSSIVHLHIGNGLHNIAITGDFKFIPTRLFEPAVSRFPRLETLVMESTYGGSNDYQMPREEAEKRLIEVIHQTIRRGGKVLIPAMAVGRAQEIMMVLEEYARIGGLEVPIYLDGMIWEATAIHTAYPEYLSRHLREQIFHEGYNPFLNPIFKSVANSRERQDIIDSGEPAIIIATSGMLVGGPSVEYFKQLASDPKNSMVFVSYQAEGTLGRQVQRGLREIPLVGEGGKTEVVNVNMEVHTIDGFSGHADRRELISYIARLRPRPERVITVHGEAHKCLDLSTSIHKKFGLSTRAPNNLDAIRLK
- the psmB gene encoding archaeal proteasome endopeptidase complex subunit beta; translated protein: MTEKLKGTTTVGIVCKDGVVLAADRRASLGNMVLSENVTKVFWIDDHLVLAGAGSVGDILSLVRLLRAEAKLYRAKVGKEMSVKALATLTSNVLHGSRFMPYFGWFLVAGHTGKPGLYSVDMAGGVTEDRFTAAGSGMEFAFSILEAEFKEEMTLEEGVKLALKAIKAATRRDVFTGGGVTLVTVTDEGYKEWSEEELKGLLE